The genomic stretch GGGCCCTGACCATGGGCGTGGCTGTCGCCAAGGTCCACGGCCTGGCGGTCGCCGAGACGGCCCGCGGCCAAGGTCTCGCCGCCGCCCTACTCAATCGGTCCTGGCAGGTATACGAGCAGCTCGGCTTCCTTGTGCTGTACGGCTCGTACGACACCGAACGCGACCTCGGCGCCTTCTACTCCCGGTGCGGGTACACCGTCCTTGACCCCGGACAGGGATTCTCTCTCGCCCCCATCGACATCCCCTTCGGTATCCACGCCGGCCCCAACGAGTGCGTGTTCACCCGCTGGCGCCGCCGCCGCTGACCCTCGTCTACGGCCTCCGCTCAGCGTCGCCACGAGCGCGGTTCCAGCAGCTTCCGCCCCTGGCGAAGGCCTCGGTACGCCGACTGGGGCCTGTACAGCACCAACCGCCGCGGGCGGGCGCCAAACAAGGCACCCACCCCGTTCGCATCGGGTGCCCCGGATATGCACCGGGGTAGATCAGCCACCAAGGGCATGGCACCCGACTGGCGCTGCCCCAGGCGCACCGGTTTCATTCCTGGCATCTGCCGAATCCCCGGCTCAGGGGTGACCGTGAGGCCGTGGACCCCCGGGCAACCACAGGCCGCGGCTCAGGGGGCGCGCCAGGACCGCAGGCGGTCGGCGATGTCGTAAACGTCCAGGCGCAGCGCGCGGATGTCGTTGATCAGATCCCGCCACGGCTCGTACGCCGCTTCCACGGTCTGACCGGATGCCCTGATGTAGGCGATGGCGACGCCGTAGCCGAAGAACTCATTGCGGGCGGGCAGCGGGCGCAGCAGCACGATCTCCTCGAGCAGCACGGCAGCCCGCCAGTAGGCGTCGGGGTTGTAGCCCAGCTGCGGCGTATTGACCCGGTGCCGGGCCGCTGCTGCGGCCAGGACGGAGAAGTCGTTGACCGTGAGCTCTTTGCCGAGCAGCTCTTCCTGGCGGTCCAGGAGCCACCGGTGGTCGATCAGCAGTTCCACAGGTCAGGCCGCCCGCCGCGTGTTCTGCGGAAGCCCGCCGAAGTCGCGGTCGAACGCCTCGGCGACCCCGGGCTCCGCGATGGCACGCCGGAAAGCGGCCGTGGCCGAGTCCAGCAGCTTGGCATGCTCCTCCTTCTCGGCGAGCTCGGCGAGGTAGTCGCGCATGGTCAGCCC from Streptomyces sannanensis encodes the following:
- a CDS encoding toxin Doc; this translates as MELLIDHRWLLDRQEELLGKELTVNDFSVLAAAAARHRVNTPQLGYNPDAYWRAAVLLEEIVLLRPLPARNEFFGYGVAIAYIRASGQTVEAAYEPWRDLINDIRALRLDVYDIADRLRSWRAP
- a CDS encoding antitoxin MazE7, encoding MEDTSVKIDTATRDRFKALAAERGLTMRDYLAELAEKEEHAKLLDSATAAFRRAIAEPGVAEAFDRDFGGLPQNTRRAA